One genomic segment of Natrononativus amylolyticus includes these proteins:
- a CDS encoding cupin domain-containing protein: MGYHVLDPDDVEPMAANGRECRSISDAVAFEHVGVNVFDATPGAQIPLVYHAHEDQEEVFFVSSGTIRVETPGETFAIDEGQFFAVEPGNPHRAFVPDDADESTTVVAVGAPPVDDVSRYEP, translated from the coding sequence ATGGGATACCACGTCCTCGATCCCGATGACGTCGAACCGATGGCGGCCAACGGTCGCGAATGCCGCTCGATTAGCGACGCCGTGGCGTTCGAACACGTCGGCGTGAACGTGTTCGACGCAACACCGGGAGCGCAGATTCCGCTCGTGTACCACGCACACGAGGATCAAGAGGAGGTGTTCTTCGTCTCGAGCGGGACGATCCGCGTCGAAACCCCGGGCGAAACGTTCGCCATCGACGAGGGCCAGTTCTTCGCGGTCGAACCCGGAAACCCACACCGGGCGTTCGTTCCCGACGACGCCGACGAGAGCACGACGGTCGTTGCGGTCGGCGCGCCACCCGTCGACGACGTCTCCCGGTACGAGCCGTAG
- the pan2 gene encoding proteasome-activating nucleotidase Pan2, with product MSRSPSLPDRPRREIDPDLSDEQRLEALREHFSDITDVHTQLSQQLESARERRSRLQEKVDRIERENECLKSSSLYIATVEDMVDGEVIVKQHGNNQEVLTEVSPRMADRLDAGDRVAVNDSFGIQKLLNAETDARAQTMEITERPEVDYTDIGGIDEQVREVREAVEQPLAQPELFEDVGIEPPSGVLLYGPPGTGKTMLAKAVANQTDATFIKMAGSELVRKFIGEGSRLVRDLFEMAREREPAIIFIDEIDAIAATRTESKTSGDAEVQRTMMQLLAEMDGFEARGEIRIIAATNRFDMLDRAILRPGRFDRLIEVPEPDRDGREQIFEIHTRGMSVDDGVSFAELADETDGYSGAEIESVTTEAGMFAIRDDRTTVQQTDFENALEKIEDDDGNDVISSAGYFYQ from the coding sequence ATGTCTCGAAGTCCGTCTCTTCCCGACCGACCCCGCCGCGAGATCGATCCGGATCTCTCGGACGAACAGCGGCTCGAGGCGTTGCGTGAGCACTTTTCGGACATTACTGACGTTCACACGCAGCTCTCACAGCAACTCGAGTCCGCACGGGAGCGTCGCTCTCGCCTCCAGGAGAAAGTCGACCGCATCGAACGAGAGAACGAGTGTCTCAAGAGCTCCTCGCTGTACATCGCGACCGTCGAGGACATGGTCGACGGCGAGGTCATCGTCAAACAGCACGGCAACAACCAGGAGGTGCTGACGGAGGTCTCCCCGCGGATGGCCGACCGCCTCGACGCGGGCGACCGCGTCGCCGTCAACGACTCCTTCGGCATTCAGAAGCTGCTCAATGCCGAAACGGACGCCCGCGCTCAGACGATGGAGATCACCGAGCGCCCCGAGGTCGACTACACCGACATCGGCGGCATCGACGAGCAGGTTCGGGAGGTCCGCGAGGCTGTCGAACAGCCCCTCGCCCAGCCCGAACTGTTCGAGGACGTCGGCATCGAGCCGCCGAGCGGCGTCCTCCTCTACGGCCCACCGGGCACCGGGAAGACGATGCTCGCCAAAGCCGTCGCCAACCAGACCGACGCCACCTTCATCAAGATGGCCGGCTCGGAACTCGTCCGCAAGTTCATCGGCGAGGGATCGCGGCTGGTTCGGGACCTCTTCGAGATGGCCCGCGAGCGCGAACCCGCCATCATCTTCATCGACGAGATCGACGCCATCGCCGCCACGCGCACCGAATCGAAAACCAGCGGCGACGCCGAGGTCCAGCGGACGATGATGCAGCTGCTCGCCGAGATGGACGGCTTCGAGGCTCGAGGCGAGATCCGGATCATCGCCGCCACGAACCGCTTCGACATGCTCGACCGCGCGATCCTCCGGCCCGGTCGCTTCGACCGCCTCATCGAGGTGCCCGAACCCGACCGCGACGGCCGCGAGCAGATCTTCGAGATCCACACCCGCGGGATGAGCGTCGACGACGGCGTCAGCTTCGCCGAACTGGCCGACGAGACCGACGGCTACTCCGGCGCCGAGATCGAGAGCGTCACCACCGAAGCCGGCATGTTCGCCATCCGCGACGACCGCACGACAGTTCAGCAAACGGACTTCGAGAACGCCTTGGAGAAGATCGAGGACGACGACGGCAACGACGTCATCTCCTCTGCGGGCTACTTCTACCAGTGA